In Mustela nigripes isolate SB6536 chromosome 2, MUSNIG.SB6536, whole genome shotgun sequence, a single window of DNA contains:
- the MCM2 gene encoding DNA replication licensing factor MCM2, whose translation MTQCFLSRLPGSGGSREPVFARKLVVAGVPAGSVVLLRWRDYRAIPELDVYEAEGLALDDEDVEELTASQREAAERAMRQRDREAGRGLGRMRRGLLYDSDEEDEERPSRKRRHVERATEDGEEDEDMIESIENLEDLKGHSVREWVSMAGPRLEIHHRFKNFLRTHVDGHGHNVFKERISDMCKENRESLVVNYEDLAAREHVLAYFLPEAPAELLQIFDEAALEVVLAMYPKYDRIASHIHVRISHLPLVEELRSLRQLHLNQLIRTSGVVTSCTGVLPQLSMVKYNCNKCNFVLGPFCQSQNQEVKPGSCPECQSAGPFEVNMEETIYQNYQRIRIQESPGKVAAGRLPRSKDAILLADLVDSCKPGDEIELTGIYHNNYDGSLNTANGFPVFATVILANHVAKKDNKVAVGELTDEDVKMITSLSKDQQIGEKIFASIAPSIYGHEDIKRGLALALFGGEPKNPGGKHKVRGDINVLLCGDPGTAKSQFLKYIEKVSSRAIFTTGQGASAVGLTAYVQRHPVSREWTLEAGALVLADRGVCLIDEFDKMNDQDRTSIHEAMEQQSISISKAGIVTSLQARCTIIAAANPIGGRYDPSLTFSENVDLTEPIISRFDILCVVRDTVDPVQDEMLARFVVGSHVRHHPSNKEEGLGGSGTQEPTMPNTYGVEPLPQEVLKKYIIYAKERVHPKLNQMDQDKVAKMYSDLRKESMATGSIPITVRHIESMIRMAEAHARIHLRDYVIEDDVSMAIRVMLESFIDTQKFSVMRSMRKTFARYLSFRRDNNELLLFILKQLVAEQVTYQRNRFGAQQDTIEVPEKDLVDKARQINIHNLSAFYDSELFRMNRFSHDLKRKVILQQF comes from the exons ATGACGCAGTGTTTCCTGAGTCGCCTACCGGGCTCCGGAGGGTCACGTGAGCCGGTTTTCGCGCGAAAACTGGTTGTTGCTGGAGTGCCGGCGGGGAGCGTGGTACTGCTGCGATGGCG GGACTATCGCGCCATCCCGGAACTGGACGTCTACGAGGCTGAGGGCCTGGCCCTGGAcgatgaggatgtggaggagcTGACAGCCAGTCAGAGGGAGGCGGCAGAGCGGGCCATGCGGCAGCGTGACCGAGAGGCTGGCCGGGGCCTGGGCCGCATGCGCCGCGGGCTTCTGTATG ACAGTGATGAGGAGGATGAGGAGCGCCCCTCCCGGAAACGACGCCATGTAGAGAGGGCCACAGAGGACGGCGAGGAGGATGAAGACATGATCGAGAGCATCGAGAACCTGGAGGACCTCAAAGGCCACTCTGTGCGTGAGTGGGTGAGCATGGCAGGCCCACGCCTGGAGATCCACCACCGCTTTAAGAACTTCCTACGCACCCATGTGGATGGCCATGGCCACAACGTCTTCAAGGAGCGCATCAGCGACATGTGTAAAG AGAACCGCGAGAGCCTGGTGGTGAACTACGAGGACCTGGCGGCCCGGGAGCATGTCCTGGCGTACTTCCTGCCAGAGGCGCCTGCAGAGCTGCTGCAGATCTTTGACGAGGCTGCACTGGAGGTCGTGCTGGCCATGTACCCAAAGTACGACCGTATCGCCAGCCACATCCACGTGCGCATCTCCCACCTGCCTCTAGTAGAGGAACTGCGCTCGTTGAG GCAACTGCACCTGAACCAGCTGATCCGCACCAGTGGTGTGGTGACCAGCTGCACGGGCGTCCTGCCCCAGCTCAGCATGGTCAAGTACAACTGCAACAAGTGTAACTTCGTGCTGGGGCCCTTCTGTCAGTCCCAGAACCAGGAGGTGAAGCCGGGCTCCTGCCCTGAGTGCCAATCAGCGGGACCTTTCGAAGTCAACATGGAGGAG ACCATCTATCAGAACTACCAGCGCATCCGAATTCAGGAGAGTCCTGGCAAAGTGGCGGCCGGCCGGCTGCCTCGTTCCAAGGATGCCATCCTCCTTGCTGATCTGGTGGACAGCTGCAAGCCAGGAGATGAGATA gAGCTGACTGGCATCTACCACAATAACTACGATGGCTCCCTCAACACGGCCAATGGCTTCCCCGTCTTTGCCACTGTCATCTTGGCCAACCATGTAGCCAAGAAGGACAACAAGGTCGCCGTGGGGGAACTGACAGATGAAGACGTGAAGATGATCACTAGCCTCTCCAAGGACCAGCAGATCGGGGAGAAG ATTTTTGCCAGTATTGCTCCTTCCATCTATGGGCACGAAGACATCAAGAGAGGCCTGGCGCTGGCTCTGTTTGGAGGGGAGCCCAAAAATCCAG GGGGTAAACACAAGGTGCGAGGTGACATCAATGTGCTCTTGTGTGGAGATCCCGGCACAGCCAAGTCTCAGTTCCTGAAATACATCGAGAAAGTTTCTAGCCGAGCCATCTTCACCACTGGGCAGGGGGCTTCGGCTGTGGGCCTCACGGCGTATGTCCAGCGGCACCCCGTCAGCAGGGAATGGACGTTGGAGGCAGGAGCCCTGGTTTTGGCTGACAGAGGAGTGTGTCTCATCGATGAATTCGACAAG ATGAATGACCAGGACAGAACCAGCATTCACGAGGCCATGGAGCAGCAGAGCATCTCCATTTCCAAGGCCGGCATCGTCACGTCCCTCCAGGCTCGCTGCACCATCATCGCTGCAGCCAACCCCATAG GAGGCCGCTATGATCCCTCGCTTACCTTCTCAGAAAATGTGGACCTCACAGAGCCTATCATTTCCCGCTTCGACATCCTGTGTGTGGTGAGGGACACGGTGGACCCAGTCCAG GATGAGATGCTGGCCCGCTTTGTGGTTGGCAGCCATGTCAGACACCACCCCAGCAacaaggaggaggggctgggtggcAGTGGCACCCAGGAGCCCACCATGCCCAACACATACGGTGTGGAGCCCCTGCCGCAGGAGGTCCTGAAAAAGTACATCATCTATGCCAAGGAGAGGGTCCACCCGAAGCTCAACCAGATGGACCAGGACAAGGTGGCCAAGATGTACAGTGACTTGAGGAAAGAGTCCATG GCCACAGGCAGCATCCCCATCACCGTGCGGCACATTGAGTCCATGATCCGCATGGCAGAAGCCCACGCACGCATCCACCTGCGGGACTACGTGATTGAGGATGACGTCAGCATGGCCATCCGCGTGATGCTGGAGAGCTTCATCGACACGCAGAAGTTCAGCGTCATGCGCAGCATGCGGAAG ACTTTTGCCCGCTACCTTTCATTCCGGCGTGATAACAACGAGCTGCTGCTCTTCATACTGAAGCAGTTAGTGGCAGAACAGGTGACATACCAGCGCAACCGCTTCGGGGCCCAGCAGGACACTATCGAAGTGCCTGAGAAGGACTTGGTGGACAAG gcTCGTCAGATCAACATCCACAACCTGTCTGCTTTTTATGACAGTGAACTCTTCAGGATGAACAGGTTCAGCCATGACCTGAAACGGAAAGTGATCCTTCAGCAGTTCTGA